The following are encoded in a window of Echeneis naucrates chromosome 19, fEcheNa1.1, whole genome shotgun sequence genomic DNA:
- the LOC115060335 gene encoding RNA-binding protein with serine-rich domain 1-like: MAPSPTKRKEEDKSKQRVKEKSGTTKEGTDKDRGREKNRSRRSASSGSSRSSSSSSSSSGSSSGSSSGSSSSASSHSGSSSSRSSSSSSSSSSPSPSRQRHNNRRRSRSKSKSAKKDDRDRRRRSPTPKPTKVYLGRLTRNVIKEHIQEIFSTYGKIKMIDMPMNRIHPHLSKGYAYVEFETPEEAEKALKHMDGGQIDGQEITVTAVLTPTVRPPPRRLSPPRRMPPPPPMWRRTPPRMRRRSRSPRRRSPVRRRSRSPGRRRHRSRSSSNSSR; this comes from the exons AT GGCGCCCTCCCCaacaaagagaaaggaggaggacaagaGTAAACAACGAGTTAAGGAGAAATCTGGGACCACAAAAGAAGGGACTGATAAAGACCGTGGCCGGGAAAAGAACCGCTCACGCCGCAGTGCTTCCAGTGGGAGTAGCAG GTcgagctccagctccagcagcagctcagggtCCAGTTCAGGCTCCTCCAGCGGCTCCAGCTCCTCTGCCTCCAGCCACTCAGGCTCGTCCAGCTcccgctcctcttcctcttcctcctcatcctcctcgcCGAGCCCCAGCCGCCAGCGCCACAACAACAGACGACGCTCGCGGTCAAA GTCAAAATCAGCAAAGAAGGATGACAGAGACCGACGACGCAGGAGCCCTACACCAAAACCTACCAAGGTCTACCTGGGCCGGCTGACAAGAAACGTCATCAAG GAACACATCCAGGAGATTTTCTCCACctatggaaaaataaagatgatcGACATGCCCATGAACCGCATCCACCCTCACCTGTCCAAAGGCTATGCCTACGTGGAGTTTGAAACACCCGAGGAGGCGGAGAAGGCTCTGAAACACATGGATGGAG ggCAGATTGACGGTCAGGAGATCACAGTCACAGCTGTGCTGACTCCCACTGTGCGCCCTCCCCCTCGCCGGCTCTCACCCCCCCGTAGGATGCCTCCACCCCCTCCGATGTGGCGGCGCACTCCACCTCGAATGAGAAGAAG ATCTCGGTCTCCACGGCGACGCTCCCCTGTGCGGCGCAGGTCACGATCCCCCGGCCGCCGCCGTCACCGGTCACGTTCCAGTTCCAACTCCTCCCGCTAG
- the cox19 gene encoding cytochrome c oxidase assembly protein COX19 — MSTAMNFGSKSFKPRPPDKGSFPLDHFGECKAFKEKFMKCLRDNSFDNSQCRLQSKDYLECRMENQLMAKEPLERLGFRDLMDPPLSQADQNTKP, encoded by the exons ATGTCGACGGCCATGAACTTTGGCTCCAAGAGCTTTAAGCCTCGGCCCCCGGACAAAGGCTCTTTCCCCCTGGACCACTTCG gGGAGTGTAAGGCCTTCAAGGAGAAGTTCATGAAGTGTCTGAGAGACAACAGCTTCGACAACTCCCAGTGTCGACTACAGTCCAAAGACTACCTGGAATGTCGGATGGAGAA TCAGCTAATGGCCAAGGAGCCTCTGGAGAGACTGGGATTCAGGGACCTGATGGATCCACCTCTTAGCCAAGCAGACCAAAACACTAAACCCTGA